In Pleurodeles waltl isolate 20211129_DDA chromosome 5, aPleWal1.hap1.20221129, whole genome shotgun sequence, the DNA window CTTCTTGCCACTGGGTTGCGtagtctctctccctccctctccatgtTGCGATTCCCTCTCCCGCCCCCCACAGGCAGATGAAGGTGCGGAGTCACGCGCTTGCTGATCACATGACCGGCCGCCCCGCCTCAGCCAATCACTCCTTATAGCTAAACATAGCTTAGATGCGTGACGGGCATACTATCGACTTGTTTAGTCTGTGCCCTTTCCATATTGCATCAGAAGTTATCCGTATCACTTAATGGTCGCATCCTTCATGCAGAACTGGGGTTTCCATTCCGTAGAAGTTGGCCTGGATCTGCCCTTGTACCCTGGCATCTTGTGCACGTACACTGCTGGTTCGGGATTGCTTGTTAGTATCTTGTTGCAAGACTTCATTTCTGTACCCTATGTGTTTGACTTTTTAGGGTTGCGCGCACGAGcgttctgtccctgttgtaatgactctttgggcttgtaaccacgcctgtcactttcattggttcatgggcttgccttttaaaaatcgcttgcttTCATTAATATAAGGCATGTTTCTGCACTACTTTctctattttccacgcagcacaatcgcgctgcattttacatcgcGCCAtcgctttttatttaattttttttctccaatttgtgtggcaagaaaagtccggttaggagtttacaacgctaatagcgctaactcgagcaagtgcgagacttattgcattgcaaatgcttgttactatttttggtgcttcagCCTCCTTTAGTCAGGAGTCGGGAACTCATAAAtgtggaatgtgccctgtgctgtGAAGAGCTGGTAGAAAGCGTCCTGCTATCACACGaacctctaaacacaaaggcagcgCTAACGTAATTATTAAGTAGAAaccaaaacactggcactgaagggaactacctccttgtgaaagagtaaaatgcagtcactcaaagtgaagttagtcagtggctgaagtaggcaggtccactgccccatgctgtattctgtagtgggcggaagcaaaatgtaaatggctcaacagcagaccaatggatgGAGAGCTGAAAGCCACTTTAAGTATGTTGTACATGTAATTTTTACAAAATAAAAGGGCTTGCCTAACATCAGATGAAAAACGGAAAGTGGTGCATGTGTCATTCTGCAGGTTTGCACATTTGTGGAGAAGCATCTGCATGCCTACTGAAGGATGCAACAGTATCCACATCAATgcaccttttgtttttcttttttctgatgtTATTTACTTTCCCAATGTGTGCTTAAAATGGTTGTAAACCTCCTTTTCCTTGTGTAGCTCTGCTCTGAGCCTCAGATCTCTGGAGTTACACTATGTAGAAGATGCTCAGATTACCTGCCCGGGTTCTATCCCAGGCTCTCTGATAGTATAAACGGCTCCCTTGCAGCAGTTGCTTATGTTTCCTGCCATTATTGCTCTCTGTTGCATGGTCCATTCACTGAAAAGGCTCCATCTTGTATTATGTGTTAGGCCGTGTGATAATAGGAAGCATTCCATTGATAAGAAGGGAGACATCTTGTCGCTATGTATTTTACATTGTAGTGTGGTGTGGAGAGGGTCTTACTCACTGAACGTTGAACCTTCTCTGGTATCTTGGTTACTCCTTGAGGCCACACTCCTCGCTAGAAGGGGATCACGGAAGAATCGTATGCCTTTACTCTGCCTACTGCATCTTTACATTGAAAGTGTAATCTAGAATTTCTTCAGCGTACTTGTCTAAATGGACAATTAAATATCTCATTAAATGCAAATAGATTTTTGTGGTGGATTCTGCATTTAAGCTTATTCAGTGTTTCTTTTTCCTattgtaacaggtgaaataaaTACAGTAAGAAATGAAAATGTAAAGACATTAAGCTTTACTTATGTAGGAAGTGATGTACAAACAGAACACCTCAAAATCTCTTCCCTTCAAGGCTAATGCCTCGCCAAAGTCGTCTTCTAGAGCAGAAAACCCAAACTGCCCAATGAGGTCTGTACTTGGCTCTTAGACATCAGACGATTTACACTGAAGACCTGACACACTGACATACTGAAGTAAGTCTGATAAGGTGCTCATCACTAAGGAAGAGCTAACCTGGTATCGGAAAGAACACACAGGAGGGAAACTGTATGAATATCTAGAATGTGGCAACACATTTATTAGGCAGAGAAAGAGCAAGTGCGTCATCAGAAACTTCATACTGGAGAAACACCATATCGATGGACTGAGTGTGGAAAGGTGTTCTTTGTAATGAACGACCTAATGAAGCATCAGAGTGTCCACGTAGAGGAGAAACCACATACATgtacagaatgtaataaagtgttcgGATGGAAGAATAATCCAATGCGGCATCAacaaatccacactggggagaacccgtataaatgtacagaatgtaataaagtgttcaGATGGAAGAATAATCTAATGCGGCATCACAAGATCCACACAGGGGAGAAGCcatataaatgtacagaatgtaataaagtgttcgGATTGAAGCAGACGCTAAAGCTTCATCAACAAATCCACGCCGGTGAGAACCCGTACAAATGCACAGAATGCGACAAGGCGTTTACTACCAATCGACAAGTATCGCAACaccagaaaatccacactggggagaaaccctaTGAATGCACTGAGTGTGACAAAGCATTTATAACAAATGGAGGGCCGAAGCAACATCCGgcaatccacactggggagaaaccatatcaatgtacagaatgtggcAAAGCATTTATCACAAATGGAGAGATAAAGCAACATCAAATAGTCCACACTGGAGAGAGACCATTCAGCTTCactgaatgtgacaaggcatttattaGAAAGTCACATCTAACAcgacatcagaaaatccacactggggagaaaccatatcaatgtacagaatgtgacaagggATTTATAACAAATGGACATCTAAAgcaacatcagaaaatccacactggggaggcACTATATCAATGTACCGAATGTGACAACGCATTTATAATAAATGCAAAGCTGAAGCAACATGAGaaagtccacactggggagaaaccctatgaatgttctgaatgtgacaaggcatttaaaACAAATGGAGAGCTAAAGCagcatcagaaaatccacactggggagaaaccctaTGAATGCTcagaatgtgacaaagcatttatttttaatGGAAGGCTAAAGctacatcagaaaatccacactggggagaaaccatatcaatgtacagaatgtggcAAAGCATTTATTACAAATTGGCAGCTAAAgaaacatcagaaaatccacactggggagaaaccatatcaatgtacagaatgtgacaagggATTTATAACAAATGAAGCGCTTAAgcaacatcagaaaatccacactggggaga includes these proteins:
- the LOC138295258 gene encoding zinc finger protein 850-like → MNDLMKHQSVHVEEKPHTCTECNKVFGWKNNPMRHQQIHTGENPYKCTECNKVFRWKNNLMRHHKIHTGEKPYKCTECNKVFGLKQTLKLHQQIHAGENPYKCTECDKAFTTNRQVSQHQKIHTGEKPYECTECDKAFITNGGPKQHPAIHTGEKPYQCTECGKAFITNGEIKQHQIVHTGERPFSFTECDKAFIRKSHLTRHQKIHTGEKPYQCTECDKGFITNGHLKQHQKIHTGEALYQCTECDNAFIINAKLKQHEKVHTGEKPYECSECDKAFKTNGELKQHQKIHTGEKPYECSECDKAFIFNGRLKLHQKIHTGEKPYQCTECGKAFITNWQLKKHQKIHTGEKPYQCTECDKGFITNEALKQHQKIHTGEKPYQCTECGKAFITNWELKKHQKVHTGEKPYQCTECDKAFIRNRELKRHQKIHTGEKPYECSECDKAFIFNGRLKLHQKIHTGEKPYQCTECNKAFITNRELKQHQKIHTGEKPYQCTECDKAFICNGRLKLHQKIHTGEKPYECSECDKAFIFNGKLKLHQKIHTGEKPYQCTECDKAFITNRELKQHQKIHTGEKPYQCTECDKAFICNGRLKLHQKIHTGEKPYQCTECGKAFITNWQLKKHQKIHTGEKPYQCTECDKGFITNEELKQHQKIHTGEKSYQCTECDKGFIINWKLKQHQKIHTGEKPYQCTECEKAFLTNENLK